TTTTCAAATTCATGCCTGTTTGAATACCAATCTAGAACCGGCCTTCAATTCAAAGTTGAATCTCAAATCCATTTATATGCCAAGTGTCGGTCAAAATATGTCTTGTTCGCTATATACACACAGAAACTAATATGAGGAGGCGCTCTCTACTCTCGTCTAGTCTTAGTCTTGGAAATTCAATTTGTACATCATCGAAATTCAAACAAGCACATTCGGACAATTGTACATTGCATTCACACTGTCCTAAAAGCAAACGAAAGAAGTACTAAAAATATGGACATACATTACAACCATTGATTAAGACTACAATATTTGCTCTTTTCTGAGTACAAAAAATCACTCAGTAAAAATAGCTTTAAAAATTACACACTTTTGTCACCGACTCCCAAAATACatgtaaaaaaacaaaacaaaacaaaacaaaagttcaaaaaaataaaaacaagatggacataatatacaaaaatattgtGCACCTACTATTTCAAGACTCAGCTAAACTAAAACATGCAGTCTGAGTAAGGGTCGTAACGTCTTCGATTTAACTCCAATAAGCTGCCATACGTTCTATCGGAAACTCCCACAAACAAAGCTTCAGTATCAGGACTGAAGGAAATTCCTGCAATTTCTCCAAACAGATCGATCTCTTGACCCCTAGAGTAGTCGGAACTAGTGTCAAAGATGTGAACAAAGTCTGCTGGTTCAGCCATCGCCATGAAACGGCCATCTGACGTGAAACGAATGGTCCTGATTGCACCCATTCTTCCTTTAAGTATGGCAAATGACT
Above is a genomic segment from Primulina huaijiensis isolate GDHJ02 unplaced genomic scaffold, ASM1229523v2 scaffold204801, whole genome shotgun sequence containing:
- the LOC140966319 gene encoding uncharacterized WD repeat-containing protein C2A9.03-like, translated to VLATGNQDTTCRLWDIRNLSESFAILKGRMGAIRTIRFTSDGRFMAMAEPADFVHIFDTSSDYSRGQEIDLFGEIAGISFSPDTEALFVGVSDRTYGSLLELNRRRYDPYSDCMF